The following proteins are co-located in the Anas platyrhynchos isolate ZD024472 breed Pekin duck chromosome 1, IASCAAS_PekinDuck_T2T, whole genome shotgun sequence genome:
- the C1H11orf87 gene encoding uncharacterized protein C11orf87 homolog codes for MSARLSKELRLSLPPCLLNRTSATLNASSTCIAQVGQLFQSFSSTLVLIVLVTLIFCLILLSLTTFHVHKRKMKKRKMQKAQEEYERDHCTRSSSSGSRQHPGTGARGEAPQGRDSRLGRPPQDSEIQRPSPSAAPSSQQPRASLDTAGAGLLQTVILS; via the coding sequence ATGAGTGCCAGGCTCTCCAAGGAGTTGAGGCTGTCCCTGCCGCCCTGCCTCCTGAACAGGACGTCTGCCACCTTGAACGCCAGCAGCACCTGCATCGCGCAAGTGGGTCAGCTCTTCCAGTCCTTCTCGTCCACCCTGGTTTTAATCGTCCTGGTCACCCTCATCTTCTGCCTGATCCTCCTCTCCCTCACCACCTTCCACGTCCAcaagaggaagatgaagaagCGGAAGATGCAAAAGGCTCAGGAGGAGTACGAAAGGGACCACTGCACCCGCAGCAGCAGTAGCGGCAGCCGGCAGCACCCCGGGACAGGGGCGCGGGGAGAGGCACCCCAAGGAAGAGACAGCCGCCTGGGAAGACCCCCCCAGGACTCGGAGATCCAGCGCCCCTCTCCCtcggcagcccccagctcccagcagccaCGGGCTTCTTTGGACACAGCTGGCGCGGGGCTCTTGCAGACGGTGATTTTGTCATGA